ATGGCTCGTCGAATTTGAGCAAACCACGATCGCGCAACACCTTGGTAAAAAAGCGGGAATAGAGCAAATGCAAGATCGCATGTTCCACCCCACCCACATATTGATCGACGGGCATCCAGTCGTTTACCTTGTCCAAGTCAAAAATTGCTTTGTCATTTTTGGCATCGGTGAACCGCAGGAAATACCAGGATGAATCAATGAAAGTGTCCATCGTATCGGTTTCTCGCCGCGCCGCCGCACCACAACTGGGGCATTTGACCTGGAGCCAATCCTCTAGCTGGGTTAAAGGCGAAGCACCACGACCACTAAGTTGCACGTTTTCCGGTAATTCAACCGGGAGATCGGCCGCTGGCACTGGCACTACGCCGCAATCGGGACAATGAATGATCGGGATCGGGCAACCCCAATAGCGCTGCCGTGAAATCAACCAATCGCGCAGGCGGTATTGAATCCGCGCCTTACCCCAGCCCTGTGCCTCTGCTTTGGCAATAATCTTGGTTTTCGCGGCAGGGGAATCTAAGCCGTCAAATTCAGCAGAATTAACCATCACACCTGGATCGGTATATGCCTCTGCCAAATCTGTTTGAGCTTCTTGCTCTTGGGGCACAATCACGGTTTGGATTGACAAATTATATTGTTGCGCAAAGGCAAAATCGCGCACATCATGGGCAGGTACACCCATCACTGCGCCAGTGCCATATTCATACAGCACGTAGTCGGCGATCCAGATTGGGATTTCTTTGCCCGTAAAGGGATTGAGCGCCATTGCACCGATCGCCATGCCCCGTTTGGGTTTATCCTCGGCGGTGCGATCGATTTCGCTCTGGGCAGCTACTTCGGCGATAAATTTTTCTACGGCTGCCTGATGCTTATTACTGGTCAAATCCTTAACCAGGGGGTGTTCTGGTGCAAGCACCACATAGGAAACGCCATAGACCGTGTCGGGGCGAGTGGTAAATACGGTAATTGCTATATCTTGAGCTGCGCCCACCACAGGGAAAGTCAATTCCGCCCCCACTGACTTACCGATCCAATTGGCCTGCATTGTTTTGACCCGATCGGGCCAGTCGGTTAATTTATCCAGGTCATTCAAGAGTTGCTCAGCATAGTCAGTGATTTTAAAAAACCATTGCCGCAATTTCTTTTTCTCCACGATCGCGCCCGATCGCCAGGATTTCCCATCACTATCAACCTGTTCATTGGCTAAAACCGTGTGATCGATCGGGTCCCAATTTACGGTTGCCTCTTTTTGGTAGGCCAAGCCCGCATCCCAGAACTGCAAAAAGAGCCACTGCGTCCAGTGGTAATAATCCGGTGCGCAGGTGGCCAGCTCTCGCTCCCAGTCATAGGAAAGCCCCACTTGCTTGAGCAAAGCCCGCATTTGTTCAATGTTTTTATAAGTCCAGGCGGCAGGATGGGTACCCCGATCGATCGCGGCATTTTCCGCTGGCAAACCAAACGCATCCCAACCAATCGGGTGCAAAACCCGGTAACCCTGCATCCGCTTATATCTGGCGATCGCATCGGTGATCGTATAGTTGCGCACGTGTCCCATGTGCAGATTGCCCGATGGATAGGGAAACATTGACAGGGCATAGAATTTAGGGCGATCGTCTGTTTCTGGAGCCAGATCTAGCTGCTGCTCTGCCCAGCTTTGTTGCCACTTTGGTTCAATCTGTTGGGGTTCGTATTTCGCTTCCATCACTCAAAATTTGGGACTATCCATCCGGTCTACTGGGGCAAAATGAGCAAGCAATCATCCTTGCTGAGGCAATTTAATTTAACTATATTAACTAGGGGTGGTTAAATAGTTTTCTGATCCGATCTCACCAACCTCACCCACATTATCAGGCTCCATTAGGGCAGGCAATCGAGCTTATGGTAACGATTACGCAAATATAAGAAATATCACTAAGCTGAAGCCACAGGCAGTTTAATATCCAGCGTATTTAGCAGTCGATCGAAATCAAACTGCTCCGCCATCATATCCTGGATACACTTGACCTTGACCCCTTCATGCAATCGCACCTGTCCCAGACAGCGCTCAATGATTTCCACCACACTGAGGGTGTCTTTAGTAACCGATAGAATCGGCACATATAGCTCAGCAGCCCTAATGGCGACATGCTCATCCAGGATCGGCGGACCAGTGAGAATCAGGCAATGGGTGGAAGTTTCCAGGGCGGCGAGTTGAATATCAAAGCGAT
The sequence above is a segment of the Pseudanabaena sp. PCC 7367 genome. Coding sequences within it:
- the leuS gene encoding leucine--tRNA ligase: MEAKYEPQQIEPKWQQSWAEQQLDLAPETDDRPKFYALSMFPYPSGNLHMGHVRNYTITDAIARYKRMQGYRVLHPIGWDAFGLPAENAAIDRGTHPAAWTYKNIEQMRALLKQVGLSYDWERELATCAPDYYHWTQWLFLQFWDAGLAYQKEATVNWDPIDHTVLANEQVDSDGKSWRSGAIVEKKKLRQWFFKITDYAEQLLNDLDKLTDWPDRVKTMQANWIGKSVGAELTFPVVGAAQDIAITVFTTRPDTVYGVSYVVLAPEHPLVKDLTSNKHQAAVEKFIAEVAAQSEIDRTAEDKPKRGMAIGAMALNPFTGKEIPIWIADYVLYEYGTGAVMGVPAHDVRDFAFAQQYNLSIQTVIVPQEQEAQTDLAEAYTDPGVMVNSAEFDGLDSPAAKTKIIAKAEAQGWGKARIQYRLRDWLISRQRYWGCPIPIIHCPDCGVVPVPAADLPVELPENVQLSGRGASPLTQLEDWLQVKCPSCGAAARRETDTMDTFIDSSWYFLRFTDAKNDKAIFDLDKVNDWMPVDQYVGGVEHAILHLLYSRFFTKVLRDRGLLKFDEPFQRLLTQGMVQGMTYRNAVTGKVVPANLIDPENLVDPETGDRLTAGYETMSKSKHNGVSPVEVIEKYGRDTVRMFTLFKAPPEKDLEWDAADVEGQSRFLGRVWRLVNGFTAAGGANQATGKPDKDLRRAIHIAIKEVSEDLDGDYQLNTAISELMKLSNALQDSKNTKSATYAEGIETLLLLMAPFAPHIAEELWHGLGHEQSVHLQSWPKLDPTALVVSEITLVVQVNGKVRGNMQVPADADRQALIEYAKGCEAAQRYLEGKEIKKAIAVPGKLVNFVV